GGTCTGCGGCACGCCTGGGCGGGTCCGATCTGGAAGAACCGCTTCATGGCCGACGACGCCATCCGCATGGCCACGCCGGTGCTGCGGGCCGTCCACACCGCGGCCGTGAAGATGCTCGACGACCACGGGGTGGACACGGAGCGCTTCACCAACCGCTCGCTGATCCTCGGCGGCATGATCCAGGACCCGGGACCGAAGAAGGCCGACGTCTACGACGCCTGACGGGGGTTCGGGCAGCCCGGGCCGATCGGCCCGGGTCACCCTCCGCGTACGGATCAGATGGTGGCCGGCCAGGCGTCGGCCAGCATCTTCCGGGTGTCGGCGAGCAGTTGCGGCAGCACCTTGGTGTGCCCGACGACCGGCATGAAGTTGGTGTCGCCGCCCCAGCGCGGCACCACGTGCTGGTGCAGGTGGGCGGCGATCCCCGCGCCCGCGACGGCGCCCTGGTTCATGCCGATGTTGAAGCCGTGCGCACCGGACGCGCTCCGCAGCGCCACCATCGCGCGCTTGGTGAAGTCGGCGAGCTCCGCCGTCTCCGCCACGTCCAGGTCCGTGTAGTCGGCGACGT
Above is a genomic segment from Streptomyces sp. NBC_00094 containing:
- a CDS encoding HIT domain-containing protein, which codes for MLHSMTTEPEQQIGVGTQDAFQRLWTPHRMAYIQGENKPTGPGADDGCPFCSIPSMSDEDGLVIARGASVYTVLNLYPYNGGHLMVVPYRHVADYTDLDVAETAELADFTKRAMVALRSASGAHGFNIGMNQGAVAGAGIAAHLHQHVVPRWGGDTNFMPVVGHTKVLPQLLADTRKMLADAWPATI